A genomic stretch from uncultured Pseudodesulfovibrio sp. includes:
- the ileS gene encoding isoleucine--tRNA ligase, whose product MSDYKNTLLLPKTKFPMKANLKQREPEMLKFWEQNKSYDAMVAAGDPDKEYVLHDGPPYANGHIHMGTALNKVLKDIVVKSRNMQGQKAQYVPGWDCHGLPIEHKVEQELKKKKKELDTLTIRKVCRSYAAKWLDTQRKEFKRLGVLGVWEDPYMTMKPEYEAATARELGRFMERDGVVRGKKPIYWCCDCRTALAEAEVEYEDHTSPSIYVRFPMADENFKKVADIDINKLFILIWTTTPWTIPDNMAVAVHPDFDYVLVEAGGDYYVLAEGLLEECTSKFGWDAPKVLATVRGAELEGLQAKHPIYDRPSPVVLADYVTLETGTGCVHTAPGHGREDFETGLKNGLEIYSPMNDRGEFLQEVEHFAGLNVWDANPKVIEKLTEVGNLMTSENITHSYPHCWRCKEPVIFRATTQWFIGMDENNLRSRALDAIRNDVQWVPAWGEDRIYNMVENRPDWCISRQRNWGVPISALICEDCDETWFDAQWVYDICDKYAQHETGCDYWFEAPLDEIVPKGLTCAKCGGTHWKRETDILDVWFDSGTSFAAVVEQRNETRFPADLYLEGSDQHRGWFHSSLLASVGTRDIPPYKTVLTHGYVVDAEGRKMSKSIGNVIAPQEIIDKFGAEILRMWVSASNYQEDIRISDETLNRLVDAYRRIRNTCRYLLSNLNDFDPANKVAPADMQPLDRYALDMVSRHHESIQKAYRKFEFHKVYHTLHNLCVVDLSAFYLDIIKDRLYVEEENGLKRRSAQTVLWQTLLMLLQDMAPVLSFTAEEAFQSLPEAVKQALPQDKTVFALRFAPDNTGMDDAERARWEKLAQVRAEVNKAIEPKRKEGVIGKSLDAQVTLYATEEIRTLVETEDIDPREFFIVSKLMLEDADKAPADAYQGEDMTDIIVMVEAATGVKCERCWRISEDLGTDDAYPDACPRCTAVLKTLA is encoded by the coding sequence ATGAGCGACTATAAAAACACCCTGCTCCTGCCCAAGACAAAATTTCCCATGAAGGCCAACCTCAAGCAGCGAGAGCCAGAGATGCTCAAGTTCTGGGAACAGAACAAATCATACGACGCAATGGTTGCTGCCGGAGATCCTGATAAAGAATACGTACTGCACGATGGTCCGCCCTATGCCAACGGACACATTCATATGGGCACGGCACTGAACAAAGTCCTCAAGGACATCGTTGTTAAATCCCGGAACATGCAGGGACAAAAGGCTCAGTATGTTCCAGGTTGGGACTGTCACGGTCTGCCTATTGAGCACAAAGTCGAGCAGGAACTCAAGAAAAAGAAAAAGGAACTCGACACCCTGACCATCCGCAAGGTCTGTCGCTCCTACGCCGCCAAATGGCTGGACACTCAGCGCAAAGAATTCAAGCGTCTGGGTGTGCTCGGCGTATGGGAAGACCCGTACATGACCATGAAGCCCGAATATGAGGCAGCCACTGCCCGCGAACTGGGACGTTTCATGGAGCGCGATGGCGTTGTGCGCGGCAAAAAGCCCATCTACTGGTGCTGCGACTGTCGTACTGCACTTGCAGAAGCTGAAGTCGAATACGAGGATCACACCTCACCTTCCATCTATGTCCGCTTCCCCATGGCTGACGAGAATTTCAAGAAAGTCGCCGACATCGACATCAACAAGCTGTTCATCCTCATCTGGACCACCACTCCTTGGACCATCCCCGACAACATGGCCGTGGCCGTGCACCCCGACTTCGACTACGTATTGGTTGAAGCTGGCGGAGACTACTACGTCCTGGCGGAAGGTCTGCTTGAAGAATGCACCAGCAAATTCGGATGGGACGCCCCCAAGGTTCTGGCAACCGTTCGCGGCGCAGAACTGGAAGGGCTCCAGGCAAAGCATCCGATTTACGATCGTCCCTCCCCGGTTGTCCTGGCTGACTACGTCACTCTGGAAACCGGCACAGGCTGTGTTCACACAGCCCCCGGCCATGGTCGGGAGGACTTTGAAACAGGCCTCAAGAACGGCCTTGAAATCTATTCACCCATGAATGATCGTGGTGAATTCCTTCAGGAAGTCGAGCATTTTGCCGGTTTGAACGTCTGGGACGCCAACCCCAAGGTCATCGAGAAACTGACCGAAGTCGGCAATCTCATGACATCTGAAAACATCACCCACTCCTACCCCCATTGCTGGCGCTGCAAGGAACCTGTCATCTTCCGCGCAACCACCCAGTGGTTCATCGGCATGGACGAAAACAACCTGCGCAGTCGAGCACTCGACGCCATCCGCAACGATGTGCAGTGGGTTCCGGCCTGGGGTGAAGATCGAATTTACAACATGGTTGAGAACAGGCCCGACTGGTGCATATCCCGCCAGCGCAACTGGGGTGTCCCCATCTCCGCATTGATCTGCGAAGACTGCGACGAAACATGGTTTGACGCCCAATGGGTGTACGACATCTGCGACAAATACGCGCAGCATGAAACCGGCTGCGACTACTGGTTTGAAGCTCCGCTTGATGAAATCGTTCCCAAAGGTCTGACCTGCGCCAAATGCGGTGGAACCCATTGGAAACGTGAAACCGACATTCTTGATGTCTGGTTTGATTCCGGCACAAGCTTTGCCGCTGTGGTTGAGCAACGTAACGAAACCCGCTTCCCTGCCGATCTGTACCTTGAAGGATCAGATCAGCACCGCGGCTGGTTCCACAGTTCCTTGCTCGCCTCGGTTGGTACCCGTGACATCCCGCCTTACAAGACTGTCCTGACACACGGCTACGTGGTGGACGCTGAAGGCCGCAAGATGTCAAAGTCCATCGGCAACGTCATCGCCCCGCAGGAAATCATCGACAAATTCGGCGCCGAGATTCTGCGCATGTGGGTTTCAGCCTCGAACTATCAGGAAGACATCCGCATCTCGGACGAAACCCTGAACAGACTCGTGGACGCTTATCGCCGCATCCGCAACACCTGTCGCTACCTGCTGTCCAACCTGAATGACTTTGATCCCGCAAACAAGGTCGCCCCAGCCGACATGCAGCCCTTGGACCGTTACGCCTTGGATATGGTCTCTCGTCATCACGAAAGTATTCAAAAAGCATACAGAAAATTCGAATTCCACAAAGTCTATCACACCCTGCACAACCTGTGCGTGGTCGACCTGTCCGCTTTCTATCTCGATATCATCAAGGACCGCCTGTATGTGGAAGAAGAAAACGGACTGAAACGCCGCTCTGCTCAGACAGTGCTGTGGCAGACCCTGCTCATGCTTTTACAGGACATGGCTCCAGTCCTCTCTTTCACTGCGGAGGAAGCATTCCAATCCCTGCCGGAAGCTGTCAAACAAGCCTTGCCGCAAGATAAGACGGTCTTTGCTCTTCGCTTTGCACCCGACAACACTGGCATGGATGACGCAGAACGCGCCCGTTGGGAAAAACTGGCTCAGGTTCGCGCCGAAGTAAATAAAGCCATAGAACCCAAGCGCAAGGAAGGCGTCATCGGTAAATCTCTTGACGCACAAGTTACACTCTACGCAACCGAAGAAATTCGCACCCTTGTGGAAACCGAAGACATCGATCCGCGTGAATTCTTCATCGTTTCAAAACTGATGCTGGAGGATGCGGACAAAGCACCGGCAGACGCTTATCAGGGCGAAGACATGACTGACATCATAGTCATGGTCGAAGCAGCAACTGGCGTAAAATGTGAACGATGCTGGCGTATCAGCGAAGACCTCGGAACAGATGACGCATACCCGGACGCATGTCCCCGCTGTACAGCTGTCCTGAAAACTCTCGCCTAA
- the nadC gene encoding carboxylating nicotinate-nucleotide diphosphorylase — protein MPTNTFDEFFQAEAKMFLLATIRIALAEDASDLTSMGLFTEDDMAQAMIVAKQDTVVAGLPIIPMVLEFGGEDCQSHLNVDDGDTVSEGTMVAALQGPAIHLLKAERVIMNFLCHLSGIANMTAQYVEALKGTKTQLLDTRKTLPGLRFPEKYAVLAGGGKNHRLTLSDMLMLKDNHIDRAGSISQAVNQLHTVHTPCPPIEVECRTLEEVEEASQCDIKRIMLDNMDAETAKTALGIIPNTIETEISGNISLDNIREIAELGPDYISVGKLTHSAPSSDFSMKFIPLR, from the coding sequence ATGCCCACCAACACTTTTGACGAATTCTTTCAAGCTGAAGCAAAAATGTTCCTGCTGGCGACAATCCGTATCGCCCTGGCTGAAGATGCCTCGGACCTGACCAGCATGGGACTGTTTACAGAAGACGACATGGCGCAAGCCATGATTGTAGCAAAGCAGGACACTGTAGTAGCAGGCTTACCCATCATACCGATGGTGCTCGAATTCGGCGGCGAAGATTGCCAGTCCCACCTCAATGTCGACGACGGCGATACTGTCTCCGAAGGAACCATGGTGGCCGCCCTCCAAGGACCGGCTATTCATCTGCTCAAGGCAGAAAGGGTCATCATGAACTTTCTTTGTCACCTCTCCGGCATTGCCAATATGACAGCGCAGTACGTCGAGGCACTCAAGGGCACCAAAACACAACTTCTCGATACAAGAAAAACCCTGCCGGGACTCCGCTTCCCAGAGAAGTACGCCGTACTGGCCGGTGGTGGCAAAAATCATCGTCTGACCCTGTCCGACATGCTCATGCTCAAGGACAACCATATCGACCGGGCTGGCTCTATTTCACAGGCTGTCAACCAACTGCACACAGTGCACACCCCCTGCCCTCCCATCGAAGTCGAATGCCGTACCCTTGAAGAAGTGGAAGAGGCGAGCCAATGCGATATCAAACGCATTATGCTCGACAACATGGACGCGGAAACAGCCAAAACAGCATTGGGGATTATCCCAAACACCATTGAAACAGAAATCAGCGGCAACATCTCACTCGATAACATACGAGAAATCGCCGAACTCGGCCCAGACTACATCTCAGTGGGCAAACTGACTCACTCTGCGCCGTCATCTGATTTCAGCATGAAATTCATACCTTTAAGATAA
- a CDS encoding protein phosphatase CheZ: MTSNDALVKELMEQVTDQLVASLKDTIRASVEREIASNLSKALLEGEFYRRVNDDLQNGLKQIYQEVKVARGGKEIKSIKADIDPEEFFSEASDQLDAVMQSTEKAAVEIIDIVEKLQELQGSVATIVKGFESGGVTKSNREKLAKINQTLGMDLSNIMVSLSFQDLTGQRIKKIINSIRQIEQIVREVMLSTGLMIQQREKEPQQDIDSLSQSAKTQASSKLQGPTEGTNQGDVDDLLASLGLD; encoded by the coding sequence ATGACCAGCAACGATGCACTGGTAAAAGAATTAATGGAACAGGTCACCGACCAACTTGTCGCCAGCCTCAAAGATACTATCAGGGCTTCTGTTGAGCGAGAAATCGCATCAAACCTGTCCAAAGCTCTTCTTGAAGGAGAATTCTACCGCAGAGTTAATGACGATCTCCAGAATGGCCTCAAGCAGATCTATCAGGAAGTCAAAGTTGCCCGAGGGGGCAAGGAAATCAAGAGCATAAAGGCTGACATCGACCCAGAGGAATTCTTTTCCGAAGCCTCTGACCAACTTGATGCCGTCATGCAATCAACCGAGAAAGCCGCTGTTGAGATCATCGACATCGTGGAAAAGCTCCAGGAACTTCAAGGCTCGGTTGCAACCATTGTCAAAGGATTTGAGTCTGGAGGCGTGACTAAATCCAACCGTGAAAAACTTGCAAAAATCAACCAGACGCTCGGCATGGATTTGTCCAACATAATGGTCTCCCTGAGTTTTCAGGATTTGACCGGCCAGCGGATCAAGAAAATCATCAATTCCATCAGACAGATTGAACAGATCGTCAGAGAAGTCATGCTTTCAACCGGCCTGATGATTCAACAACGCGAAAAAGAGCCGCAACAAGACATCGACTCCCTATCGCAATCAGCCAAGACTCAGGCTTCTTCAAAATTACAAGGACCAACAGAAGGTACCAATCAGGGAGACGTTGACGATCTGCTCGCTTCGCTTGGTCTTGATTAA
- a CDS encoding PLD nuclease N-terminal domain-containing protein, with product MFADFSALTSTQWAIVSIAVLTCFSFSVWTILDVWKRDFGSSNEKALWMQICIFIPILGALAYLFLGRKRGRLMK from the coding sequence ATGTTCGCGGACTTTTCAGCTCTGACCTCTACTCAATGGGCCATTGTATCCATTGCTGTTCTTACCTGCTTTTCCTTCAGCGTCTGGACCATTCTTGATGTGTGGAAACGTGACTTCGGATCATCCAATGAAAAAGCTCTCTGGATGCAGATATGCATTTTTATTCCCATTTTAGGCGCTCTGGCGTATCTTTTCCTCGGTAGAAAAAGAGGGAGATTGATGAAATGA
- a CDS encoding NIL domain-containing protein has protein sequence MKEIIKGFRKIVYLSFPPTVSGRPVVCNLLRNFDLSFNILKADISPRHEGTMTLELSGMEEDFHKGIGYLKENGVRITPVAHKIFRNEESCIHCGVCTAMCPTDALTLDKSSKTIVFDVEKCSACGMCTRVCPVKAMTLDLDENSRQ, from the coding sequence ATGAAAGAAATCATCAAGGGATTCCGAAAAATCGTTTACCTCTCTTTCCCGCCGACTGTTTCAGGTCGCCCTGTTGTCTGTAACCTTCTGCGCAACTTTGACTTGAGTTTCAATATTCTCAAAGCGGACATCAGCCCTCGGCATGAAGGGACCATGACCCTTGAACTCTCTGGAATGGAAGAAGACTTCCACAAAGGGATTGGCTACCTCAAGGAAAACGGCGTTCGCATCACACCTGTTGCACACAAGATTTTTCGCAACGAAGAATCCTGTATCCATTGCGGCGTCTGTACCGCCATGTGCCCAACCGACGCGCTCACTCTGGATAAAAGCAGTAAAACAATAGTGTTCGACGTTGAAAAATGTTCGGCCTGCGGAATGTGCACCCGAGTCTGCCCAGTCAAGGCAATGACTCTCGACCTGGATGAAAACTCCAGACAATAA
- the mgtE gene encoding magnesium transporter, whose translation MSVEKKASLQDECFDGLTAAEIEAQHPADAADTIEGLDIIDQVKFIKQLPVKDAADSIAEMDDLDQQELMVNLNKGLAARILEQMAPDDATDLLEGLEEDQRRALLSMITAEDRAELKTLLTFDPDTAGGVMNTEAVILDQDLTADEAITKIREEVEDKEIPYYAYLTDKKDRLVGVISLRDLLLAKRGVILKELVKTQNLITVGYNVDKEEVAHLIAHYNLLALPVVDFGNRLLGVVTVDDVIDIIHEEASEDMQTMVGAGADETTDSPVSFSVKKRLPWLIINVLFSALSAWVVHLFEGNITEMAVLAVLMPIVANQAGNAGQQALAVMIRQLAMERFDRKRAWLSVFRELRIGLLNAVIIASLVFGVGFALSGKLTLSLVMGAALGVDMVLGAVAGASIPLLLKEVGRDPAQASSIFLTAITDSMGFFFLLGLAGLVLLNR comes from the coding sequence ATGAGTGTAGAGAAGAAAGCATCCTTGCAGGACGAGTGTTTCGACGGCTTGACCGCTGCTGAAATAGAAGCCCAGCACCCTGCCGATGCTGCCGACACCATTGAAGGTCTCGACATCATTGATCAAGTAAAATTTATCAAGCAGCTTCCTGTAAAGGACGCTGCTGACTCCATCGCGGAGATGGATGATCTCGATCAACAGGAACTCATGGTCAACCTGAACAAGGGGTTGGCGGCTCGTATTCTTGAACAAATGGCTCCGGATGACGCTACTGACCTTCTTGAAGGACTGGAAGAAGATCAACGTCGGGCCTTGTTGAGCATGATTACGGCGGAAGACAGGGCGGAACTCAAAACACTCCTGACTTTTGATCCGGATACGGCCGGTGGTGTCATGAACACCGAGGCTGTTATTCTTGATCAGGATCTCACAGCCGATGAGGCAATCACCAAAATTCGAGAAGAAGTCGAAGACAAGGAAATTCCTTATTACGCCTACCTGACAGATAAAAAAGATCGCTTGGTAGGCGTTATTTCGCTGCGTGACCTTTTGCTTGCCAAACGGGGTGTCATACTCAAAGAGCTGGTCAAAACACAGAATCTCATTACCGTTGGATATAACGTGGACAAGGAAGAGGTCGCCCACCTTATTGCCCACTACAACTTACTTGCTTTACCTGTTGTGGACTTTGGTAATCGCCTCCTCGGGGTGGTTACGGTCGATGATGTTATTGACATCATTCACGAAGAAGCCAGTGAGGATATGCAGACCATGGTTGGTGCCGGTGCGGATGAAACCACGGATTCCCCCGTGAGTTTCTCTGTCAAAAAAAGGCTGCCATGGTTGATTATCAACGTACTTTTTTCTGCTCTTTCTGCCTGGGTAGTTCATCTTTTTGAAGGGAATATTACAGAAATGGCTGTCTTGGCCGTGCTTATGCCTATCGTAGCGAATCAGGCTGGAAACGCAGGACAGCAAGCATTGGCAGTCATGATTAGACAACTTGCTATGGAACGTTTTGACCGTAAGCGCGCATGGCTCTCTGTGTTCAGAGAGTTACGTATCGGCCTGCTGAACGCAGTGATCATAGCATCTCTTGTCTTTGGAGTTGGCTTTGCGTTATCTGGAAAGTTGACTCTGTCTCTAGTTATGGGAGCGGCTCTCGGCGTTGATATGGTCCTCGGTGCCGTTGCAGGGGCATCCATACCACTTCTGCTGAAAGAAGTAGGACGTGATCCCGCACAGGCGTCAAGCATCTTTCTGACGGCTATTACAGACTCTATGGGCTTTTTCTTTTTGCTTGGTCTCGCCGGTTTAGTTTTGTTAAATAGATGA
- the nadA gene encoding quinolinate synthase NadA, whose translation MENPKDTITRIREAMGESLSILGHHYQSDEVIAFTDVRGDSLELARKINDLKAKHIVFCGVFFMAESAAILCRPDQKIHIPDRAATCPMADMADSKHVRQVLDILQKNGRRITPLTYVNSSAAVKAVVGEYGGSVCTSANAQTMLSWAMKQGDGVLFLPDKHLARNSADALGIPEEERIVLPVDVIDGDPKLHVSTAMADGKRFIIWPGYCPIHEEFSLNTIKAIRAAEPSAHIVVHPECDPALVQASDGNGSTTFLIQYAAEAPKGATIYIGTEVNLVNRLAAQYKGEKTIKPLIASQCDDMAKITVEKLAHTLDNLETATPVTVSDAIKEPAKLALKRMLEVCS comes from the coding sequence GTGGAAAACCCCAAGGACACCATCACTAGAATTAGGGAGGCCATGGGCGAATCCCTATCAATCCTCGGCCACCACTATCAGTCGGATGAGGTTATTGCATTCACTGATGTTCGCGGAGACTCTCTTGAACTGGCTCGAAAAATCAACGACCTGAAAGCAAAACACATCGTATTCTGCGGTGTGTTTTTTATGGCTGAGTCCGCTGCCATACTTTGCCGTCCCGACCAGAAAATTCATATTCCGGACAGAGCTGCGACCTGCCCCATGGCAGACATGGCAGACAGCAAACACGTTAGACAGGTTCTTGATATTCTGCAAAAAAATGGACGCAGAATAACCCCACTGACCTATGTCAATTCTTCAGCGGCAGTCAAAGCCGTGGTAGGTGAATACGGAGGGTCGGTCTGCACTTCCGCAAACGCACAGACCATGCTTTCCTGGGCCATGAAACAAGGTGATGGAGTCCTTTTTCTGCCGGACAAGCATCTCGCCAGGAACAGTGCCGATGCGCTCGGTATTCCTGAAGAAGAACGCATTGTTCTGCCAGTCGATGTTATTGACGGCGATCCCAAACTTCACGTCTCCACCGCCATGGCCGACGGCAAACGATTTATTATCTGGCCGGGCTACTGTCCTATTCATGAAGAATTTTCTCTCAATACCATCAAAGCGATTCGTGCCGCCGAACCGAGTGCTCACATTGTTGTCCATCCAGAATGCGACCCTGCACTCGTACAGGCCTCTGATGGCAACGGCTCGACCACCTTTTTGATACAATATGCTGCCGAGGCGCCAAAAGGAGCAACGATTTACATCGGTACCGAGGTGAACCTTGTCAACCGGCTAGCCGCCCAATACAAAGGTGAAAAGACCATCAAACCGCTCATTGCAAGCCAATGCGACGATATGGCCAAAATCACCGTGGAAAAACTGGCCCACACGCTTGATAACCTTGAAACCGCCACGCCTGTCACTGTGAGTGATGCCATTAAAGAACCTGCAAAACTGGCTCTTAAACGCATGCTCGAAGTTTGCTCCTAA
- the lspA gene encoding signal peptidase II codes for MNRYTLATIWATATVALDQITKLWVLNTIEPWTGFKVIPGFFNLVHVLNKGAAWGFLDDENIDWQRPMFIAISVVAVFAIGYMLKTTKKNDQWMITGLGMIAGGAVGNAIDRIWLGSVIDFLDVYVGTYHWPAFNIADSALTVGAGCIILSMLFQRNSEQD; via the coding sequence ATGAACCGATATACTCTGGCAACCATATGGGCGACAGCCACTGTCGCGCTTGATCAAATCACCAAGTTGTGGGTGCTCAACACCATTGAACCGTGGACCGGCTTCAAGGTAATCCCGGGCTTTTTCAACTTGGTCCATGTTCTGAACAAGGGCGCGGCCTGGGGCTTTCTGGATGACGAAAATATTGACTGGCAACGACCGATGTTCATCGCAATATCGGTCGTTGCCGTATTTGCCATCGGCTACATGCTCAAAACAACCAAGAAAAACGACCAATGGATGATCACAGGTCTGGGCATGATCGCAGGCGGAGCCGTTGGCAACGCCATTGACCGCATCTGGCTCGGGTCAGTCATAGATTTTCTAGATGTTTATGTGGGTACCTATCACTGGCCCGCTTTCAACATTGCAGACAGCGCCCTGACAGTCGGTGCAGGCTGCATCATTTTGTCAATGCTTTTTCAGCGCAATTCGGAACAGGATTAA
- a CDS encoding tetratricopeptide repeat protein, with protein MMKIVKNFATLLLVISLFALIGCASKTDVETLQGERQQDLTRMKQLESELEESRQLLKEEIEKSNSPIRERSADMWAEIQSLRADFAKLRGEMDEVNIRMDRQVGAKDSTVTMDRLAEQLAEIEFALENQLQVDLPKVREERAAVLAPTANLEDGVTPDAPEAVAETNQTGATSAPDTSPTDTDPAKALYDKAYALYKENQFEKARSYWAEFTDTFKKHQYTPSAVFWQGQCYFKLKDYARAVILFEDVIEKHKKSSKYKSALLKSGYSWNYLGKPELAKMRFEETIKKFPKSVEATQAKRSLDKMK; from the coding sequence ATGATGAAAATTGTAAAGAATTTCGCTACACTGCTGTTAGTTATATCTCTGTTTGCTCTCATTGGCTGCGCCAGCAAAACCGATGTGGAAACCTTACAAGGTGAACGTCAGCAAGACCTGACTCGGATGAAACAGCTTGAATCAGAGCTTGAGGAATCCCGTCAACTTCTCAAAGAGGAAATTGAAAAATCCAACTCTCCCATCCGGGAACGTTCCGCCGACATGTGGGCCGAGATACAGTCTTTACGGGCTGATTTCGCCAAACTGCGCGGTGAAATGGATGAAGTTAATATTCGTATGGACCGCCAGGTCGGCGCAAAAGACTCCACAGTCACCATGGACAGGCTCGCTGAACAGTTAGCCGAAATTGAATTTGCATTGGAAAATCAATTGCAAGTGGACCTACCAAAAGTTCGAGAAGAACGAGCGGCAGTCCTCGCCCCGACAGCAAATCTTGAAGATGGAGTTACCCCGGATGCCCCGGAAGCTGTCGCCGAAACGAACCAGACAGGGGCCACATCTGCACCGGATACTTCGCCTACTGACACAGACCCGGCAAAAGCTCTCTATGACAAAGCCTATGCCTTGTATAAAGAGAACCAGTTTGAAAAAGCGCGTTCTTACTGGGCTGAATTCACAGACACTTTCAAAAAACACCAATACACACCCAGTGCTGTATTCTGGCAAGGCCAATGTTACTTCAAGCTCAAGGACTATGCACGAGCTGTTATCCTTTTCGAAGACGTCATTGAAAAACACAAGAAAAGCTCAAAATATAAATCAGCTCTACTTAAATCCGGTTACTCTTGGAACTACCTTGGAAAACCGGAGCTCGCCAAAATGCGTTTCGAAGAAACCATCAAGAAATTTCCCAAGTCTGTAGAAGCAACACAGGCTAAACGTTCTTTGGATAAAATGAAATAA
- a CDS encoding PilZ domain-containing protein, whose protein sequence is MSEEKRSFSRIPVRLKGHVRPMQSIDSPQLFSGDSGYVEASRDALLKNSKLPDELTMFLAEMDRKLDQVIGILSKDSVRSDFPIDIEIMEISGAGVKFRSTQQFQPNDPLEIILVLSQMPVKMAGSKGRILDKESDTGLYRFEFVDLRGSDMESIVQFVFKQQREQIRNSKM, encoded by the coding sequence ATGAGCGAAGAAAAACGATCCTTTTCACGCATCCCAGTCAGACTGAAGGGACATGTCCGTCCCATGCAGTCCATCGATTCTCCACAATTATTCTCCGGAGACTCAGGATATGTGGAGGCCTCCCGCGACGCTCTGTTAAAAAACAGTAAACTCCCGGATGAGCTCACGATGTTTCTGGCCGAAATGGACAGAAAACTCGATCAGGTGATTGGCATACTCAGCAAAGACAGTGTCCGCTCGGATTTTCCCATTGATATCGAAATCATGGAAATATCAGGCGCCGGCGTCAAATTTCGCTCCACTCAACAATTCCAGCCCAACGATCCTTTGGAGATAATTCTGGTTCTCAGCCAAATGCCTGTTAAGATGGCAGGATCCAAAGGCCGCATACTGGACAAGGAGTCGGATACGGGGCTCTACCGTTTCGAATTCGTCGACTTGCGTGGTTCAGATATGGAAAGCATTGTCCAATTCGTCTTCAAACAGCAGCGAGAACAGATCAGAAATTCCAAAATGTAG